In the Stakelama saccharophila genome, AGCCCCGGACGGTGCAACTCGCATCGCCGTCGACGGATACCGGTCCGACCCCGGTGGTGGTGATTTCGGCCGAACGCTCGGCACGAAAGGCGCTGCTTCCCGGTCCGTCGGCGTAAACGGTGAGGTCATCCACGATCAGCTTGTCGGCGTCGATACGGCCGGTCCCGCTGTTGGTGAAGCGGGCGCGGTTGGCACTGCCTGCAAGCTGCAGCGTGCCCGATCCTGCGACGATGCCGACCAGGTCGTCGGCCGACAGCGCATCGACCTGCAACTTTCCGGCGCCGGTGACGGCCAACTCCACATGATGTCCCTCGGCGCGGTCGACCGACACCATGCCGCCGCCGATCACGCTGGCGCCGCGCAGGATGCGGGTGCGCACCGAGATCACAGGAAGGGCTTCGCGTTCACCGGGCCAGCCGCCCCAGTCATTCGCGTTGGCGCCGATGATCAGCGTCTGTCCCTGCGCCCGGACGGACACCGCGTCCACCGCACGCGGATCGCCGGAAACGGTGGCGCCGGGGCTTTCGTTCGTCGATACCGTGACGCGGAACGGCCCTTCTACGCGAACGCGATCGAAGCCCGACAACATCACCGTGCGGTCGCGCGCCGAGGCCGCAGCCGGCAGCAGCAATGCAAGGATCAGCAGCAATCTTGCCATCACCGCCCGCAATCGCACCCTTTGCACATGCTGGCAAGCAAAGGGGGCGATCAGCCGCCGCAGTGAACGTCGCCGGAACCGCTGGAGTTGATGGTGCACCGCGCCTGACCGCCAAGGTCCACGTCGCCCGATCCGAGCACCGAAACGTTCGCGTTACCGTTGACCGCGGCGGTGGCGTCGCCCGAGCCGGCGATCTCAACCGAGGCTTGCCGCGCGGTGAGGCCGCCGGCCTTGATGTCGCCCGAACCATCGATCGCCATCGAAAGCCGATCGACCCGTCCGGCTGCCGACAGCGTTCCCGATCCGGCGATGTCGAATTCCGCGCTGGGGCCGTCGACGGCGCCTACCGTCAGATCGCCGGAGCCGGCGATGCTGCCCTCGAATGGCCCTTCCGCCCGGTCGATCGTCATATTACCCGACCCGGAAATCCGCGCCGTGCGGATGGCCGGCATGGTGACGTGTATCACCGCCCCCTCGTGCGATCCCCACGACCATCCCGTGTCCTTGTGCCCGATCCGCAGGACATGGTCGCGCACCTCGATCTTCAGGCGGTCGAGCGCTTCGTCGCCACCCTCCGCCCGCACGGAGAAATCCTGTCCGGTGGATATGTCCACATCGTCGGAACCGAGGAGCGCGACACCGGCGAAGTCGCGCGCGGGAAACTGGCGGATGGAACTGCCTTCCGCCACGTCATAGCCGCCCTTGTTGGCGGTCGCCTCCGACGTGCCGCTGCATGCCGCCAGCGAAAGCAAGGTTAAAGCCGTCAGTACGCGCATCGAATCCTCCACCGGATAGTGTATTGCTTGACTAACACGCAAAGGGAGCCGGTACAATAGCGCAAAAAAAGAGGGGCGCCGCATGGCTGCCCCCCTTGTTGTTCGGATGATCGCCCGCTCAGGCTGCGTCGGCTTCCTTGGCCTTCGCATGCTGCGGCGCAGCGACACGGAGAACGTCGAGAATCTTTTCCAGCGCGGTGGGCTCGTCGACTTCTTCCATCGCCGCCAGTTCGCGGGCGAGCCGCGATGCCGCAGCCTCGAAGATCTGACGCTCGGAATAGCTCTGTTCGGGCTGGTCGTCGGCGCGGAACAGATCGCGCACCACCTCGGCGATCGACACCAGGTCGCCCGAATTGATCTTCGCCTCATATTCCTGGGCGCGGCGCGACCACATGGTCCGCTTCACCTTGGGCTTGCCCTTCAGCGTCTCGATCGCTTCCT is a window encoding:
- a CDS encoding head GIN domain-containing protein, translated to MRVLTALTLLSLAACSGTSEATANKGGYDVAEGSSIRQFPARDFAGVALLGSDDVDISTGQDFSVRAEGGDEALDRLKIEVRDHVLRIGHKDTGWSWGSHEGAVIHVTMPAIRTARISGSGNMTIDRAEGPFEGSIAGSGDLTVGAVDGPSAEFDIAGSGTLSAAGRVDRLSMAIDGSGDIKAGGLTARQASVEIAGSGDATAAVNGNANVSVLGSGDVDLGGQARCTINSSGSGDVHCGG
- a CDS encoding GIN domain-containing protein, whose translation is MARLLLILALLLPAAASARDRTVMLSGFDRVRVEGPFRVTVSTNESPGATVSGDPRAVDAVSVRAQGQTLIIGANANDWGGWPGEREALPVISVRTRILRGASVIGGGMVSVDRAEGHHVELAVTGAGKLQVDALSADDLVGIVAGSGTLQLAGSANRARFTNSGTGRIDADKLIVDDLTVYADGPGSSAFRAERSAEITTTGVGPVSVDGDASCTVRGSGPVHCGR
- a CDS encoding CarD family transcriptional regulator, translating into MAAKALSFDVGDYVVYPKHGVGRVIELQSQEIAGMQLELYVLRFEKERMTLRVPTNKAESVGMRKLSSDKTLKEAIETLKGKPKVKRTMWSRRAQEYEAKINSGDLVSIAEVVRDLFRADDQPEQSYSERQIFEAAASRLARELAAMEEVDEPTALEKILDVLRVAAPQHAKAKEADAA